From Polynucleobacter sp. JS-JIR-II-b4, a single genomic window includes:
- a CDS encoding LOG family protein, with protein MSPKLPINNSQTITEFLNLHKTQISEEDSEDSYKFAFGDEAFLSRRETIGIRFELELLKPEILLKEHGIEHTITVFGSTRFISHAEAFALKEKAKTPAEIAIASKALLHSKYYESAREFGSLVAHYNATQESNFNKLHICTGGGPGIMEAANRGAFEAGDKTIGFNISLPREQHPNPYVSPGLSFRFHYFALRKMHFMLRARAIVAFPGGFGSCDELFEVLTLIQTKKVVPIPVILVGKEYWNEMINFDHMVKFGVINEEDMQTIHFSESAQEAWQVIRDWYQLG; from the coding sequence ATGAGTCCAAAACTCCCCATTAATAACTCGCAGACAATTACTGAGTTTTTAAATCTACACAAGACTCAAATATCAGAAGAAGATTCTGAGGATTCTTATAAATTTGCTTTTGGTGACGAGGCTTTTTTGTCTCGCAGGGAAACGATTGGCATTCGTTTTGAATTGGAGCTATTAAAACCCGAGATCCTGCTCAAGGAGCATGGTATTGAACATACGATTACGGTTTTCGGATCAACTCGTTTTATTAGTCATGCAGAAGCATTTGCCCTGAAGGAAAAAGCTAAGACTCCAGCGGAGATAGCTATTGCTAGTAAAGCGCTCTTACATAGCAAGTACTACGAATCAGCCCGAGAGTTCGGGTCATTAGTGGCTCACTATAACGCTACTCAAGAGAGCAACTTTAATAAACTTCATATTTGTACTGGAGGCGGCCCTGGAATTATGGAGGCCGCTAATCGAGGTGCATTTGAGGCGGGTGATAAAACCATCGGTTTTAATATCAGCCTACCTAGAGAGCAGCACCCGAATCCTTATGTTAGCCCTGGCTTAAGTTTTCGCTTTCATTACTTCGCGTTGCGCAAGATGCACTTTATGTTACGTGCTAGAGCGATCGTTGCCTTTCCTGGCGGGTTTGGCTCCTGTGACGAGTTATTTGAGGTGTTGACACTGATCCAGACTAAAAAAGTCGTCCCCATTCCCGTTATTCTGGTGGGTAAAGAATATTGGAATGAAATGATTAACTTTGATCACATGGTGAAGTTTGGCGTGATTAATGAGGAGGATATGCAAACTATCCACTTCTCTGAAAGCGCCCAGGAGGCTTGGCAGGTGATTCGGGATTGGTATCAATTGGGTTAA
- a CDS encoding aminoacetone oxidase family FAD-binding enzyme — translation MSKTWDAIIIGGGAAGLFCAGVAGQLGKKVLVLDHAEVLGEKIRISGGGRCNFTNLHSSPANFLSLNQHFVKSALARYPSTEFIKLVTSHGIRYHEKHQGQFFCDDSAKQIIELLFAECAKGNVTIRHPVSVQSIEQEDDRWLIQTNAGTEKTKSLVMATGGLPVPAIGATAYSLDVAKQFGLNVVDPRPALVPLSFTADNFGDLSELAGLAVPVRIASGSKGHRYGACRFNEDLLLTHKGLSGPAVLQASSYWEEGEPIHIDWLGAIERPGGFNCDELFNNKENRLKLTETILASVLPQRLAKAFAEQRNLMGRKWAEVSKKDRQALKELLTNWSVKPAGTLGWKKAEVMLGGVDTKELDGQTMMSRKYPGLFFIGECVDVTGHLGGHNFQWAWASGYACAQSL, via the coding sequence ATGAGTAAAACTTGGGATGCCATCATTATCGGTGGCGGGGCAGCTGGTTTATTTTGCGCAGGAGTTGCTGGCCAGTTAGGTAAAAAAGTACTTGTGCTGGATCATGCTGAGGTATTGGGCGAGAAGATTCGTATTAGCGGCGGTGGCCGTTGCAACTTCACCAATCTCCATAGCAGCCCAGCTAACTTCTTATCTCTCAATCAGCATTTTGTAAAAAGTGCACTCGCTAGATACCCCTCAACAGAATTTATCAAACTGGTGACATCCCATGGTATTCGTTACCATGAAAAACATCAGGGCCAATTCTTTTGCGATGATTCTGCCAAACAAATCATTGAGCTATTGTTTGCAGAGTGCGCCAAAGGAAATGTGACCATACGTCATCCAGTCTCCGTGCAATCAATTGAGCAAGAGGATGATCGATGGCTCATCCAAACGAATGCTGGCACCGAAAAAACCAAGTCACTAGTCATGGCAACAGGTGGTTTACCAGTGCCCGCCATTGGAGCTACTGCTTATTCCTTGGATGTTGCAAAGCAGTTTGGATTAAATGTGGTTGATCCTAGGCCTGCTTTAGTACCACTCTCATTTACTGCAGATAACTTCGGTGATCTCAGTGAGTTGGCCGGTCTAGCTGTACCAGTCAGAATTGCCTCCGGTTCAAAGGGCCATCGTTATGGCGCCTGTAGATTCAATGAGGATTTGCTGCTAACTCACAAAGGCTTATCAGGTCCTGCGGTTCTTCAAGCAAGCAGTTATTGGGAAGAGGGCGAACCTATTCACATCGATTGGCTTGGCGCAATTGAGCGTCCTGGAGGATTTAATTGTGATGAACTCTTTAACAATAAAGAGAATCGCTTAAAGCTTACTGAAACGATTTTGGCTTCTGTTCTTCCTCAGCGCTTAGCTAAAGCATTTGCAGAGCAGCGCAATCTAATGGGTCGCAAATGGGCCGAAGTCTCTAAAAAAGACCGTCAAGCTCTTAAGGAGCTGCTAACGAACTGGTCTGTAAAGCCAGCAGGTACCTTAGGTTGGAAAAAAGCTGAGGTGATGTTGGGTGGCGTAGATACCAAAGAGCTCGATGGACAAACAATGATGTCGCGTAAATATCCGGGGCTATTCTTCATTGGTGAGTGCGTGGACGTCACTGGCCATTTGGGTGGACATAATTTCCAGTGGGCATGGGCCAGCGGCTACGCTTGTGCGCAATCCCTATAA